In Curtobacterium sp. MCPF17_002, one genomic interval encodes:
- a CDS encoding glycoside hydrolase family 16 protein, whose protein sequence is MQKRSSFRVTVAAVLLTATLVAVPLGQGSTAEAAAGAPIGNIGKFKQRVVENFTTPAVAAKGKFTKTYAKNWQPYPDGTGGMYFSGSQISGHDGVMDVLLDGKKGAAGTFGTAADAWTHVGGKFTVRARATGGDGNGAAFMLWPNSNRWADGEIDYPEGNFETSPMVFQHSMVPGSEMNATEHWTGASWRSWHTYSIEWIPGKSVSYQLDGKVIKTITRDVPKTGHRYMFQVGNWGKTGHLYIDWFTTYDYVK, encoded by the coding sequence ATGCAGAAACGCTCATCGTTCCGGGTCACGGTCGCGGCCGTGCTCCTCACCGCCACGCTCGTCGCCGTGCCGCTCGGCCAGGGCTCGACGGCCGAGGCGGCAGCCGGAGCGCCGATCGGGAACATCGGCAAGTTCAAGCAGCGTGTCGTCGAGAACTTCACGACGCCGGCGGTCGCGGCGAAGGGGAAGTTCACGAAGACCTACGCCAAGAACTGGCAGCCGTACCCGGACGGCACCGGGGGGATGTACTTCTCCGGCTCGCAGATCAGCGGCCACGACGGGGTGATGGACGTCCTGCTCGACGGGAAGAAGGGTGCCGCCGGCACGTTCGGCACGGCGGCGGACGCCTGGACCCACGTGGGCGGGAAGTTCACCGTCCGTGCCCGGGCGACCGGCGGCGACGGGAACGGTGCGGCCTTCATGCTCTGGCCGAACTCGAACCGCTGGGCGGACGGCGAGATCGACTACCCCGAGGGGAACTTCGAGACGTCGCCGATGGTCTTCCAGCACTCGATGGTCCCCGGCAGCGAGATGAACGCCACCGAGCACTGGACGGGTGCCTCCTGGCGGAGCTGGCACACGTACTCGATCGAGTGGATCCCCGGGAAGTCGGTGAGCTACCAACTCGACGGCAAGGTCATCAAGACGATCACCCGTGACGTGCCGAAGACCGGGCACCGCTACATGTTCCAGGTCGGGAACTGGGGCAAGACGGGGCACCTCTACATCGACTGGTTCACCACGTACGACTACGTGAAGTGA